CCATTTTATTCCAAGTGCCGTTGTAGTTCATAATTTGAGCACTGAAAGTTGGACTGTTGATTCTTATTTTTCCATCTTTAAACAAAAAAGACAAGGTGTAATCGACATCGTAGTAAGCGATAGCGGATGTTTTAAGTCCTCTTTGTTGGTAGGCTGCTAAAGTTATCGCTTGCCCGGGAACCAAAGTCAAGCCTTCTTTGGGATTGGAATATAAGCTATTGATCGACTTTAATACATTGTCGTAAAGTTCTTGCTGTTTAGCGCCAGGAACTTCTACTACGGTATAATCTAGATTCTCTTTTGAAACGAAACCTGTTGGCGCTAGAGTAAAATATTGTGAAAATGCTAAATTTGTAAACAGAAGCAAAAATATTCCGATAAGGATGTAATTTTTCATATTCAATTGTTTTAAAGGGAATTAAATAAGTCAACTTTACAAAAAGATCTTTAATTCCATCAATTCTTTTTGCAATGTACTTGTTTGTAAAGAAAATTCAAAATTAAATGGTTGGAGAATTAAAAGTAGCTGGCGCGCCGATGAGACATTAGTGTGCATTTTATTATTTTCTTACCTTAGTTACTTTGAAACGATGAAAAAGATATAGGGTGCCCGGTATGATTTCTATAGAAGATTTTTTAAGCGAATATTTTGGTATCCTGCAAATTGATGCAGATGAGGTCAATTGTTGTGTAATCAGTTTAAAGGACTATCAGTATGTTATTGACGCCGTCAAGTTAAATTTTTACCTGGTCATTTTATGCCATCGGGGGGAATGTAATGTCACTGTTGGGCACCACGATTTTTCAATAAGTACATCTACCATATCCATCATTCCGCCACAAACACTTTTTTCCATTAAAACCTTTGCTAAAACTTTTGTAGCTGATTTTTTGTTTTTTAAATCCGACTTTATCAAGAAAGGATTTGTAAAAAGTGAAGTTATGGAAGAGCTGCTGCTGATCAATCCAGATTATCCTCCCATTTTTGATCTGGAAGAAACGAAATTTCTGGATTTCTCTTATAAATTCGCGAAGATAAGGGACGAGACAGAAAGTCAGGCACCTTTTTGTCTTGAAGTGTCCAGGCTGTATATTCTGCAGATTTTATATGACTATAACAGAGTCTGTGAATTGTGTCTATTAAATTCGGATAAGTTAATTAATCGGCAGTACCAAGTTATGTATGCATTCAGAAAACTCGTAGATAGAAATTTTCATCAGTACAAAACCGTGAAGGAATATGCAGACCTCATGTATCTGTCGTCAAAATATCTAAGCGAGTGCGTGAAAAATCAGACCGGCATATCTGCTCTCGCTCTTATTCAAAACAGGATCATGCTCGAAGCCGAATTGCTCTTAAAATATGCGACGCTTTCCGTAAAAAACATTTCTGATAAACTGGGTTTTACTTCCGCGTCCTCTTTTTCCCGTTTTTTCAAATCCGTAAAAGGTGTTTCTCCCATACACTACCGTGAAAAACCGAAAAATTGACAACATAATCGGAACTTCCGTAATTGTTTTAATCTGTTTTCATTTAGAAATTTGTTCGAGGAAATTAAAGCAAATTTATGAAGAAATTAGTGATAACAATGGCATCTGCTACTGCTTTAGCTTTTGCTGCATCCTGCACTCAGCAGCTAGATAAACAAATTTCAAATGGAAATAACAAGATGAAAGCGGTACAATTCAGAATAGCACGGCCTACCAACAATTTGGATGAAGTAGTTAAATTCTATAATCAAATGCTCGGTATGGAAATAATCGGCAAATTTGAAGATCATTTGGGTTACGATGGCGTGATGTTGGGTATGCCTGACAAAACCTATCATCTGGAGTTTACCCAGCAAGCGGAAAAGGCTCCTTTACCCGAACCAACAAAGGAAAACCTACTCGTTTTTTACTACGATAATGAAGACGATTATAAACGCGCAAATGAGCGTTTAAAGAATGCGGGAATTGGTGGCGTCGAACCTGAAAATCCGTACTGGAAAGATAAAAGTGTCACTTATGAAGATCCAGACGGGTGGAGAGTTGTACTGTTTAATGGAGTATATAATCCGTGAGGAGGATATTGAGGTGAATGATCCTGAGGTGTATGCTGCGCCAGATGGGGCAAGCTGTTGGTGTTCATCATTATGATTGATAAAGAGCTTTATTGACTTCACCTGCAGCAGGGATCATTTTGCGGTTATGCATTTTGGATCTTTACCTGCGGTGAAGTCTAATGCTCTTCGTTTTTCATGATTCTAAAGAAATATTCTCTGTTTGCTCGCGATATGGGAATGGTATCATTGTTTAGCATCATGATAATCCCATCCTTAGAAAAGCTAGTCACGAAATCTGTATTTATTAAATGCGACTGATGTACGCGTATAAAATTGGGTGAAATAAGGATATCTTCGTAATATTTCAATGGTTTGGAAACAATTATGTGCTGCCCGTTCTTGAGAATAAATGTTGTATAGGAACCCGAGGTTTCACACCTGATGATGTTTTTGAGCTGCACAACATGCATAGCCTCTATGGTGGGAAGCACTATTCTATCATGCTTTTTTGCGATACTCGAAGAAGGAGGAATAACATGTTGAAAATCCATATATTCAGATTTTTTGCCTGCTATACGATAAAGCGTCTCTCTTAACTCATGATGGTCTATTGGTTTCAGAAGATAGTCGATAGCATTAAATTTGAATGCCTTTATCGCATGCTCCTCATACGCAGTAGTAAAAACAAGATGGAAATTCTTATGACTAATCTGTTCAAGAACATCAAAACCGGTCCCGTTTTTTAGCATGATATCCATAAAAACCAGGTCTGGCTTTAAACGGTCAATAATTTTGACGGCTTCCGGCAGCCCTTCCGCGTAACCGATCACCTGGATTTGTTCGGACGCCACCATTTCAAGAAGGATAGAAAGGGCCTCTCTTAGATGATATTCATCTTCTATAATAACTGCTTTATACATTTTTATACGATTGGAATATTGATCGTGATTGTGCATCCATCACCAGAGCTTTGGGAGGTAAAATGAGGTATACGCTCGCCTGAGTCATTCTTTGCATAGAGTGCCAGTCTTTCATCTATTATTTTTATGGCCAATGGATCATGTTTGTTTTTTTGTTTTCCTGTTTGAGAAGCCTCCATTCCAATTCCATTATCTTTGATAACACAAATCAATACCTGCTCCATTGATTTTTTTGTAAATGTTATAACCAAGTTTCCTTTCCGATGTGACAAAGGTTTTAGCCCGTGTTCGATCGCATTTTCCACCAAAGGTTGTATGAGCAGGGGTGGTATTTTTTCGTCCATATTGATGTCGTCTGCAAATTCGATGCTATAATCAAACGAATGGTTAAGCCTCAGTTGTTGCAGTTCAATGTAACTTTTCAAGTTTGCGGTCTCCTCCTGCAAGGTTACTGATTCTTTTCTGGAATGATACAAGGTCTCTCTGGTTAGCCGTGCAAATTTATTCAGATAGGTGAGCGCTTTTGTACGGTCATCTTTCAGGATAATGCTCTGAATATTCGCAAGGCAATTAAAAATAAAATGAGGGTCCATCTGAGACTGAAGAAACCGTCGTTCCAGCGAAAGCTTCGCCAATAGGTTTTCAAGACTGTCCTTTTCCAGCAGGTTGAGCTTGAGTTGATCATTTATTTGCTGCTGTTTCAAGTTATCCGCTTGCTTCTGGTAAAATCGTTTTCTATAGTAAAAAGAAATGAAAATAAAAATAACAATAACCAGCAAGATCAGGGAAATTACATAGCCCAGATTCTTATTTTTTTCCTGAAGCAATTTTTCATTCTCTAACTGCTTTATTTTACGAATTTTTTCAGCCGATTCAAATTTTATTTCCGCAAGCTGTAAATTCCGCTGCATGGTTTCGTCGTAGGTAAGGCGATTATATTTGCTAAAGGACTGGTCATAACGATAATAAGAAGAATAATCTTTTTCGCTAGCGGCGACTTCCTTGAGGCTGGCATAAAACTGGGCTAATATTTCATGGTCTTTATACGGTAGCCGAAGCTGGTAAGCAATTCCTTCCAGAAACATTTTCTTTGCTCTGCTATATTCCCCCTGATACAATAAATATTTTCCACGCAATCCCAGACTGTTTCGGTAAGTAACCTTCACATTGTATTTTTTGCTTATGGCAATGGCCGTATCCAATTGCCGTGTAAATAACATGCCATCCATCAGCTTTGGCCGTCGTATCAACAGTGCCGCAAGATTAAGATGAGAAATAGCAATGTTACTCTTACTCGGTATCCTATTGTTGTTCACAGAAGCGTAGTCTGCAGTCTGCTTTAAAAATTGTACAGAGTTCTCCCATAAGGAAATGTTATCTGCGTGTTTATCTGTCAACCCTGTCAGGTAAGAGCCCATTGCCAATCGGGCGTGTAGTATGCTTTCAGCATTTGAAGATTGTTGCGCATGTTTCATCGCTTCGCGCACATATTTTTCGACCCGATCATCCGAACTTAAGGAAAAGCTATAAGAAATATCGGCGCATATCTGAGCGCATAGCGCATAATTTTTATGCTTTTCAAAAAGTGTATTGGCTTGAAGCTGGTAATTCAGCGCGGCTGTATTTTCATCGAAATAGGACTTGAGGTTTCCCATAACCATATACGCGTAAGCCTTTGCCCGCTCATCATTTGTTTGTGAGGAAATTTTGTAGGCTTGCTCGGCATAGTTATTAAATTCCTTTGGGCTATTCAGTCTTCGATAAGTTAATGCCAAAAAGGCAAGACAGATTGCTTCATCTTTTTTAGAATTTGATTTCCTGGCCAATAAGAGCGCGTTATTGAGCATTTGTTTCGCTTTCGCACTATCCGTAAATCTGTACGAGTATCCCTGGGATGCCAATGATTCTATTTTTGAGTCCTGGGCTTTCAGTGAAGCGTTGAATACCATCAACGGAATTAATATTGCATGGAAAAAATAGCGTTTGGTGAAATGTAGGTGATCCATAAAATGCTGCAATATTTTTTTTTCAAATATAGCTATTAAATCATTGGGTTAGTTTTTCGTATAGGGGCTCAAATCTACCAAACAACAAGTAAAAACGTCCAGATACAAATTACCCCTTGGAATCGATCGCTTTAAAATAGTAATATTGATCTGCTTAACTGACAAAAACACATCAGCGAAATAAACGTAAACGGCGTAAAACTTGATTAATATGGAAAATACAATTAAAAATTTTAAGAAAGAGGGTAACCGTTATATACTTAAACGGCAGTATGGATTCGGTATATTGATTGTCGCTGGTCTTACAGTTTTGGCCTGGTTCGGATACACATCTAATAATGCAGCGATGATGTGGATTTTTGGAATCTTCGCGGCACTATGTTTTTTATCCATTTATACAGAGCGCATGGTGATTGATTTAGATGCAAAAGCTTTGTTTATCAAAAGAGGTTTAAAAGCAGAGACATGCATTCCATTTTCAGATATTGCCCATTACCAGATGAGTAGGTTGATCTACATCTTTATACCCGTCAATACATCACTCAATGTACGCTATTTTTCAAAAGGTGAGGAGAAATTTGCCATTGTTGCACAGGGCCTGTCAAAACGTGGTATGCAGGATATTTTAAATGATATCGAAGAAATAACACGTCCTTATGTCGGAAATTAGCATGTATAAAATCGTTGACAGTGGTAAACTATTTAGTTTTACGCCCAATCGCCAAAGCGTTAAGCTATCAGTTTGGACACTTGTTGTTGTTTTATCACTGGTTTTACTATCCATTATCTTTTTTCATGATATCAACCGGGGAATGGCCATTCTTCTTGTTGTGCTCGGTCCATATCTCATTCTACATAGCCTTTATGATATTTTCATACGCGCCGAAATCTGCTACATGTTTGATCAAGAAGACCGAATTGTATATAGGAAAAAGCCGTTATTTCCTACAAAAAAGATCATGGCATTTGAAGAAATGGTCATTTTCACCAGCACCACCGGAAGCTATTGGCACTATGCCATTGGGGCAAAAAATAATCATCTGGTAAAAAGTTATAGGATCAGTGAAGACTTTAGGGAGGGAAGAAAAAAATCCGCAAATGAATCAGCATACGAGAGCGCTATTTTAGCAAAGCTCCATGAAATGCGGCAATTGCCCGTAGGTTAGAATCGAACTATATGGTTGTCAGTTTCTCTGAATTTAAAAACAATTAAACAAAATAATGAAAGATACATTGCATCAGCACGCATTAAAAGCACTTGCCGAAGACAATTATGCCGTGGCAGCGAAATTTTGGCTGGACGGCTATGCTCTTCCCCATAATTTGGAGGAACTTCATGAATTATTTTACCATATCGATAACCTCAATAAGGCAAGCATTGACCCTAATCTATGTGCCATATTGGGTCTTATAGCACTCGACTATAATGAAATATTTGAATCCAACAGGGAGATAGCTTTAGAAAAATGCTTAGACTGGGCTATTGGTGGGCTTAAAATTGATCCTCACCATTACCACTGTTGCCGGAATGCTGGATCTGCGTTGTACTGGCTTGAAGACTGGGATGGGGCTTTGCATTATTACGAAAGATCCTGTCAATTACGATCGTCTCCGGTGTTAGAGGTCCGCATCTTCCGAATAATGAATAGACACAATGCCTATCCGGATTTTTCGCAACTTCGTCCTTCTGTGGATTCGCAATCAGCTATGGAATTATACAACGCCGGGGTTGAAATCGATTATGTTCTCAGGCAATATGCCGGAATGTCCGAAGTCGAGAACCTACGACTCACCGAACTAAAAATAGAATTGTACACCCAAGCTTATCAACTTTTTAGAACCGTAGTTTTTACCGAGCAGACAAACAGTCTTAATTACGATCCACATACCTTCGCCATGTGCTGTAATAATCTTGCTCGGGAACTCAATTTCAAAGAAGCATATCAAGATGCTGTCACCATTGTCAACGAGGGCATAGCGCAAAGCAAATTTATGGTGATTCTTCTCAATAGAATGTACATTTATATGTGCGCTGGTATGCCCAAAAATGCCATTATGGATGGTGAAGAGCTTTTGCAAGAATATGTTGAAGAAATGGACGTTATTACCATAATTAGCACTATTGATGGGATATGTCTTAGTCACTCGGATATGGGTCAATACAAGGAAATGCTGTACTGGGCCGACCAAGGACTTGAATACTACCAATCGGTAAATCCAAGTGACCCGATCCTTCAAGATGAGGAAATTGTACGCTGTGTGACCAATTTTTACATATCGAAATCCAAAGCTGCGTCAATGCTTGGCTTAGATGTTGATAATTCGGCGGATTCCGAACAGGCTGACTCCTTACTGGAAAATATGCCTGACAATCCGAGTTTGATGATAAGCAGAGGAGAATCGTTTTTAAGGGATAAACAATGGGAAAAGGCGTTGGAGTGTTATAATCAGGCAGTACATTTCGGGCTAGAAAAAGGAATGGCAAGATCTGTTCAGGTTGCATTGTACAACCGAGGATATGTTTTAGAAGTGCATATGAAAGATAGTGAATCAGCTCTTAAAAGTTTTGAGCAGAGCATTGGGCATGGCAACACAGATTTTTGGTGTTATTACTGGGCCGTACACAGTGCATACCACTTGACAGAAAATGAAAAAACTGTGCATTACGGTACATTAGCAATCTCCATGCTGCCGGAGCAGCAAGAAATTACAGATGACATCGCGGCAGAACTATATGAACATATCGGTACATCGCTGATTGATATCGGACACTATACAGAGGCAGTGAAAAACCTTCAAATTTCGCTTGAACTTTGCTATAATCGTATCGCAGAAGATAACTTAAAAATCGCACGGGCAAACGCCAAAGAGCCAGGCTTTTTTAGAAAATTTTTCGGATAATAGCAAAATTTCAGTTTTATAAATTTACTATCGCTTATGGAGAATGCAATCATCAGGAAAATAGAAAAATCGGACAACGATGCGCTTTCAAAACTTATCAGAGCTGTTTTTGAAGAGCACAACGCACCAAAAGAAGGGACTGTTTATTCCGATCCTACCACTTCAGACTTATATGCACTTTTTAGCAAAGAAGACGCCGTGCTTTGGGTAGGTGAGGTAGATGGCGTCCTAGCGGGCTGTTGCGGGATTTATCCCACCGCTGGATTGCCGCCCTACTGCGCAGAGCTGGTTAAGTTCTACCTCAATCCAGTGTTCAGGGGGATGGGGCTTGGTAAAGCGTTAATGAATAAAAGTATAGAAAGCGCAAAGCGTCTAGGCTACAATAAAATCTATCTTGAGAGCTTTCCAGAGTTTTCAAATGCGATAAAAATGTATCAAAATATGGGCTTCAGATTACTTCAAAAGCCATTAGGGAATTCTGGACATCATGCTTGTTCAATATGGATGCTTCGTTGTGAAGAACCTACGAGTATTTAGGCTTTGTAAGCAATCAGCCAAGTGCTTAGGTATGGTAATTGTTAGAAAATAATGTGTAAGTATCTTTAAAAAACCAACTTCATTTGTATGGCTTTAAAAAAATTGGGCATAGTTTCGTTTACAGTTTTATCGTTTGTATTGCTTTGTGGATGCATAAAGAATAAACAGGCCATTCAATTGAAAAAAATTATAGACGAGAAGGAGGGTCAGACAACTGCTATTTTGATTGGCGAAAAAGGTATGGAATCTGCTAAACTGAACTATTTGATCGAAGGTGATTATGACAGAGCCCTATTAGTTGTCGATCAACAGGAAACAGCTTTCAATGTTATCCTTAAAGATTTAAAAAATGTAAATGTTGTGGGTATAAAAAAAGGTAAAGAGCTCCAGCAAGCTGAGATTGATTATTATACGGCGCTTAAAAAGCTATATCTCTTCTCGAAAAAAGAAGTTGAGCAGCAAAAGAAAATAGAGCAGGAAAAAAACGAAAAGAAATTCAGGATTGCCATCGATGAAAGATATAAACTTGCTTTGGATAAACAACGCTTATATCAGTTAGTTTACGAAGCGGATGATAAAAGGAATCGTATAAAGAAGCAATTTGAAGTTGAAAATAGTCTTTAAAAATTTCAATTTTCCCTAATATTCTAGCCTTTTTCAATTTTGCGGCTACCGCCATCAATCTTAATAGTCTCTTTCCAAAAGGACATCGCCTAAATATCATAAATAAAAAGCTACATTTGTGCAGTTAATTTTGATAATCTCGCAATATAATTATGGCTGATCTTACATCTTTCAATGAGCAAAAAAGGCTGGAAGCTCTCCATTCTTATGATATCCTCGATACAGACGCAGAAGGTGATTTTGATGATCTCACCCAATTGGCTGCAGCAATCTGTGATACGCCGATTTCGCTGATAAGCTTTGTCGATAAAGATAGACAATGGTTTAAATCTCATCACGGTCTGGATGAGAGACAAACTGACCGTTGCCATTCGTTCTGTTCGCATGCAATACAGAATCCAGCGCACCTCATGCAGGTTGAAGATGCTCAAAATGATCAGCGTTTTCAAGATAATCCGCTGGTTACAGGAAGTCCTGATATCCGTTTCTATGCAGGAATTCCACTTTTGGACAGCGATGGATATGCTTTAGGCTCACTATGCGTGATTGATAATAAGCCGAAAATTTTAAATGAAAGTCAGCAGAAAGCACTTCGGACGATTGGCAACCAGGTCATCGACAAATTATTGCTCCGTAAGAATAATAAAAAGTTGCTGTTAGCCAACAAAAATCTTATGGAAAGCAATATTAAATTAAAAGCAACTGAAGAGAGATTAAAAGAAAGTGAGAAGCGTCTGAAGGCAGCTATATCTGCAGCCAATCTCGCGACCTGGCAAATGGACTTCCATAACAGACAACTATCTCCATCGCCCAGAATGAAAGAGCTCTTTGATTTCAATGCCGATGAACCGATGTCCTGCGAGGATGCTGTAAATCAGATTGCAGAGTCGCATCGGCAGCAAGTCATCGATAGTATATATTCATCCTTTTCAAAAGTTGAACCGACCGAATTTGAG
The genomic region above belongs to Sphingobacterium zeae and contains:
- a CDS encoding LytR/AlgR family response regulator transcription factor, with the protein product MYKAVIIEDEYHLREALSILLEMVASEQIQVIGYAEGLPEAVKIIDRLKPDLVFMDIMLKNGTGFDVLEQISHKNFHLVFTTAYEEHAIKAFKFNAIDYLLKPIDHHELRETLYRIAGKKSEYMDFQHVIPPSSSIAKKHDRIVLPTIEAMHVVQLKNIIRCETSGSYTTFILKNGQHIIVSKPLKYYEDILISPNFIRVHQSHLINTDFVTSFSKDGIIMMLNNDTIPISRANREYFFRIMKNEEH
- a CDS encoding DUF4468 domain-containing protein — its product is MKNYILIGIFLLLFTNLAFSQYFTLAPTGFVSKENLDYTVVEVPGAKQQELYDNVLKSINSLYSNPKEGLTLVPGQAITLAAYQQRGLKTSAIAYYDVDYTLSFLFKDGKIRINSPTFSAQIMNYNGTWNKMDVKKFYFKGNGNPKKEKRHQFVNAYFNGLIKSILEKSANIDNW
- a CDS encoding AraC family transcriptional regulator — its product is MISIEDFLSEYFGILQIDADEVNCCVISLKDYQYVIDAVKLNFYLVILCHRGECNVTVGHHDFSISTSTISIIPPQTLFSIKTFAKTFVADFLFFKSDFIKKGFVKSEVMEELLLINPDYPPIFDLEETKFLDFSYKFAKIRDETESQAPFCLEVSRLYILQILYDYNRVCELCLLNSDKLINRQYQVMYAFRKLVDRNFHQYKTVKEYADLMYLSSKYLSECVKNQTGISALALIQNRIMLEAELLLKYATLSVKNISDKLGFTSASSFSRFFKSVKGVSPIHYREKPKN
- a CDS encoding GNAT family N-acetyltransferase codes for the protein MENAIIRKIEKSDNDALSKLIRAVFEEHNAPKEGTVYSDPTTSDLYALFSKEDAVLWVGEVDGVLAGCCGIYPTAGLPPYCAELVKFYLNPVFRGMGLGKALMNKSIESAKRLGYNKIYLESFPEFSNAIKMYQNMGFRLLQKPLGNSGHHACSIWMLRCEEPTSI
- a CDS encoding sensor histidine kinase, whose amino-acid sequence is MDHLHFTKRYFFHAILIPLMVFNASLKAQDSKIESLASQGYSYRFTDSAKAKQMLNNALLLARKSNSKKDEAICLAFLALTYRRLNSPKEFNNYAEQAYKISSQTNDERAKAYAYMVMGNLKSYFDENTAALNYQLQANTLFEKHKNYALCAQICADISYSFSLSSDDRVEKYVREAMKHAQQSSNAESILHARLAMGSYLTGLTDKHADNISLWENSVQFLKQTADYASVNNNRIPSKSNIAISHLNLAALLIRRPKLMDGMLFTRQLDTAIAISKKYNVKVTYRNSLGLRGKYLLYQGEYSRAKKMFLEGIAYQLRLPYKDHEILAQFYASLKEVAASEKDYSSYYRYDQSFSKYNRLTYDETMQRNLQLAEIKFESAEKIRKIKQLENEKLLQEKNKNLGYVISLILLVIVIFIFISFYYRKRFYQKQADNLKQQQINDQLKLNLLEKDSLENLLAKLSLERRFLQSQMDPHFIFNCLANIQSIILKDDRTKALTYLNKFARLTRETLYHSRKESVTLQEETANLKSYIELQQLRLNHSFDYSIEFADDINMDEKIPPLLIQPLVENAIEHGLKPLSHRKGNLVITFTKKSMEQVLICVIKDNGIGMEASQTGKQKNKHDPLAIKIIDERLALYAKNDSGERIPHFTSQSSGDGCTITINIPIV
- a CDS encoding tetratricopeptide repeat protein codes for the protein MKDTLHQHALKALAEDNYAVAAKFWLDGYALPHNLEELHELFYHIDNLNKASIDPNLCAILGLIALDYNEIFESNREIALEKCLDWAIGGLKIDPHHYHCCRNAGSALYWLEDWDGALHYYERSCQLRSSPVLEVRIFRIMNRHNAYPDFSQLRPSVDSQSAMELYNAGVEIDYVLRQYAGMSEVENLRLTELKIELYTQAYQLFRTVVFTEQTNSLNYDPHTFAMCCNNLARELNFKEAYQDAVTIVNEGIAQSKFMVILLNRMYIYMCAGMPKNAIMDGEELLQEYVEEMDVITIISTIDGICLSHSDMGQYKEMLYWADQGLEYYQSVNPSDPILQDEEIVRCVTNFYISKSKAASMLGLDVDNSADSEQADSLLENMPDNPSLMISRGESFLRDKQWEKALECYNQAVHFGLEKGMARSVQVALYNRGYVLEVHMKDSESALKSFEQSIGHGNTDFWCYYWAVHSAYHLTENEKTVHYGTLAISMLPEQQEITDDIAAELYEHIGTSLIDIGHYTEAVKNLQISLELCYNRIAEDNLKIARANAKEPGFFRKFFG
- a CDS encoding VOC family protein — encoded protein: MKKLVITMASATALAFAASCTQQLDKQISNGNNKMKAVQFRIARPTNNLDEVVKFYNQMLGMEIIGKFEDHLGYDGVMLGMPDKTYHLEFTQQAEKAPLPEPTKENLLVFYYDNEDDYKRANERLKNAGIGGVEPENPYWKDKSVTYEDPDGWRVVLFNGVYNP